From the genome of Candidatus Zixiibacteriota bacterium:
TATGGGCGGACGAGGTCCATCTTCAGTGTGGCAGCCGCTGAAATACTGCAGGCACCCGGGGCCGACTGGGACGTATCTTTTAACTGGTGGACCCGACGCTGGGGTACGGATCAACGGATAGACTTTGGTCCTCAAACACGCGATCACTATAGGGTTTTTGAAAGCGGCGCCATCGGCGCCCCTCACACCGACCCGGAAAAGTACTTCGTCATGTCGAACGAAGAAATCGATTATGATCAGGCACACATAGGCCGAATCTCACCGGCCAATCCAACGTGGTCGTACCCAGGTAAGGATGTTGCAGACACGGTGGCGCGAGGCGGTGGCACGACGTATTTGCTATCTTACGGACCGTTCCAACTAGGCCCTTATGCTTCGGTTCCGCTATCCTTCGCGCACGTACTTGGCGAGCATCTCCATTCCGAACTCTTCAATCTCGATAATCTGCCCGACCGCCCCCATGCCTACTACTCAAACCTCAACTTCTCCGATCTGGCCCGCAACGCCACCTGGGCGCGCTGGGTGTATGACAATCCTGGCTATGACACCGACGACGACGGTTACCGGGGTGTGTTTCGGGTATGCCCGGTGGAGTCTACTCTGACCGACAGTGGATGGCTACTGACCGAGGCCGACACCTTCTGGTATCGTGGCGACGGCGTCCCCGACTTCCGAGGTGCCTCCCCCCCACCGGCGCCGGACGTCTGGGTCACACCAACTGTGGGCGGACTGCATGTTCGAATCAACGGCCAGCGGTCCGAGACCGAGAAGGACGTTTTCTCAGGCATTTCGGATTTCGAAGGCTATCACATATATATAGGTCGAGACAATCGCAAAGCCAGCTTCTCTCTGGTCGCTTCGTATGATCGTGAAAACTTCGACCGGTATGTATGGGACAATGATCACGTGGACGCCGAGGGTTGGCCCGAGCCCGGCTTTGCCCTTTTGGATGTTCCGTTCACGCTACGAGAGTTGCGCTGCCTGTATGGCGGCGGCTCCGACCCCTGTGAGGACACCAGCTTCCACCCGCTTCATTACCCCCACAGCCGCCCCTTCTTCCACCCGCTGTTCGGTGACTCAGTATTCTACTTTGTGCCTCACGACTTCAACACTTACGAGGGCGGTGAAACCACGCCTATTCGAAAGCGCTTTCCCTTGGCGGCCGACCCCAGAGGGATACCTGTCGATGAACTGACCGAAGAATACTACACCGAAGACGGTTATCTGAAATACTTCGAGTATGAGTTCACTATCGAGAATCTCCTGCCGACGGTTCCCTACTGGGTGAGCGTAACAGCCTTCGACTTCGGTTCGCCCACCGGCGGCGTCGACGCTCTGGAAACATCTATAACCGACGTTACGGTCCAGGCCTATCCCATAAACTCCGAGGCTGAAGCGACCGGCGCCTATACCGATGTGTATGTATATCCCAATCCGTACATCAAGGATGCAGGCTATCGAAACGACGGCTACGAACTGAGAACGCGAACGGACCTTCCCAATTATCGAGTGCACACTATTCACTTTACCAACCTGCCGCCCAAATGCACGATTAGAATCCACACCCCCGACGGCGATCTGGTGCGGGAGATTCGTCATAACGTCGATCCTGCCGATCCGGTCGCGCGCGACCATGATTGGCATCTGGTAACACAGAATCATCAATTGGTGGTGAGCGGATGGTACTACTGGACCGTTGAGTCACCTGACGGCAGAGTCCAGATCGGCAAGCTGGTGATTCTGTTGTAAGAACCTAATCGTAGGTCAGGACCCGTGTGGTCCTGACCTATAGCTGTCCAGTCGTGGGTCAAGGACCCTGCGAGTAGATGACCTGCAGGGTCACACCATCACCTCCGGTGAAGCCAGGACCCTGCTGAACGATGCAGGACATGCCCCGCGCTAGTCGGGTGGCCGTCTCAGACCTTCGGGCTGTGTCATAATGTGGTTTCGCAGGGTCCTGATCTCGACAAAGTCGGGATTGTGACCCTGCGACTCTCACTAAGGCGTTCTGTGAAATAAGCCTTGGAAACCTCCGGTTCACACGCTCGCTTCCGGCGAACGCAGGAACCGGAGGAACATACAAGAGTGCCCGTGTTTCTGATTGTCATGCTTCCCACCCTCGCTTTGACTCGACTTGTAGTGTACAAGGTCTACGTGCGATGCTCGTAACGGATTCAGCAATGCATGATATTTACAATCAGCCCACACCGTAATGCGCGGAGCGCGAAAGAGTGATTTATCACCGCGTAGTGCGAAGAAGTGGCTTGCCACTATCGCCGGCCGTCCTGATGGTCAAAATCACGCCTTATCATCGATACTACTTGCATCGCGCCCGACGACTTAAGCCCGAACTTTTCATAAAACGGAATCAGGTCTTCATTGCAAACGAGATCGATCATGTAGAGACCATCCAACTGCGCCATCAGCCTCTTCACCAAATGGCCGCCAATTCCCCGCCCCTGAAACTCCGGCAGCACTTCCAAAAGCGGAATGTAAGCGCTGAGAACACGATCGGAAACGGCATTGATAAACCCGACTATGCGGCCGGTTTCCGTATCCTGAGCCATAACGACAAAACTACTCTGCTTTAGAATCTTCAAGTGGGTATCGGTCGACGGAGGTTTTGGCCAGCCCACAAAGAAGCCAGTCAATTGTTCCGGCCTGAGATCGTGTGGCGAATCTAGATACTCTATCATGGCTGGGTCCTCCTTGTTTGCCCTTATATAGCAATTAGTTACCGCATTGTAAAGCTGTCAAAACTCGCCTTTATTGGCTGACCAGACAAAAGATAGTTATTGTTTTCACGATATTTTGTTTTTCCTCTTGACAACGTAGGCCAATACGGTATAATCGGTCCCAAATAGTACATGCAAATGAATTTCATTTGCATTTAACGCCTAACGAAGCCGAGAGGTTTGACAATGCTCACAAAACTGCTCATCTGCTCCCTGGTTCTGACTATGGCGGCGCCATCGGTGATGGCCGACCGCCGCAAGTATGTCTGGACTTACGGGACGCAGACAACACCCGAAGGAAGTTCTGAGATCGAGTTTTACCAGACGACCAAACTGGACAAAAGCGACAGTTGGGAATATCGCATCGAAATCGAACACGGCCTCTCCCCCCGTTGGGATTTTTCTGTTTATCAGATTTTCGCCCAAAAGGAGGGTGAAGGGATCAAGTGGGATGCATTTCAGTTGCGATCTCGCTATCGGCTGGCCGAGCCGGGGACGGTTTTTGGCGACCCGGTTCTCTACCTGGAGTACCGACGCAAGACTGACCTGACGGCACAGAACAAGGCCGAAGCCAAGCTTCTTCTGGGGCGCAATTTCGACCGTGTCAACATTGCCGTCAATCCGGTTTACGAGTTCTTCTGGGCGCCCGGCGATCCGGTCCATGAGATCGGGCTTGATGTCGGTCTGTCGTATGAATTCTCGTACAAGTTCTCAGCAGGCGTAGAATCGACCTCGCGCCGCGAGTTTCTTAAGGACGCAGACGACGAAGTAGGTTCCTATTTCGGCCCAACCATCTCATTCGCCTCCGGCACCGTATTCTACACAGTCGGATATGCATGGGGTTTGACTGACGACTCCAACGACGCCCGCGCCCGTTTCCTCATGGGAGTTGGCTTTTGATATTTGAACGAAAAATCTTGGTGTGGGTGGTTGCGACGGTCGGCATATTGGCAATAATGTCGTCCTGTCGGAACCATTCTGCAGGTGAGGTCCGCTCCGCAGGTGAGCGGGCCTTTCGTTACAAGTGTGCGACCTGTCACAGTTTACCTGATCACTCGGCCAGGCCTGATGACGATTGGCCCGGCTTCTTAGCTGACCATGCCGATCGCGCCGGGCTGACCGATGAGCAGATCAAACTTATCTCGGGCCATCTGGGCAACGTCAACTGACTCGTCGGCTCCGATCAACTCCAAAGCCCTCTACGAATTCTTCATTGACAAATTCAGGTTTTGTATTATTCTTAAAATGAGGGACCGCGATAGCCATTATGTGGCATGATTGACGATTTGTAGCGCCAACGCCCTCCATATTGCTTAATGAGTATAGTCCGCTGTCCGGTGTATCGTTGTATGTACGCCACGCGGCGAAACGCTGTCCAAAAGCAGGGAGACCCAGTCGGTGACCAAATCTCTAATCCTGAGCGCCTTGCTCTGTTCCGGCCTTGCGGCAAACGCTGCAGATAGAGATGGGCTGAATGAGCCTTCTTCAACACCGGCGGTTGAAACCGTGCCTTTGTCTTCCGACAGTTTCAACGTCGCCGAAATCCTAACCCCGGTCGATCCAAACCTGGACAAGGTGGAACATGCCGACGATGAGTATTTCAGAGCACTGGGTACCCTTATAGACGATCCGATTTTCGCTATGACCAACTACGGCTCCGATCTGGTTGTGGCACAAACGACTTTTTTCAAATCTTCTCATGGGCCGAGCAGTGTAAAACGCTGGGCCGGCCAACGTTGGGAGATGATGGGCTCGTTTATGGACAATTTCGTGAGCGATCTGGTTGAGTTTGAGGGCGATCTGATCGCGGGCGGGATGTTCAAATATGTCGGCGGCACCGAGGCGCGACGAGTTGCGCGGTGGGATGGTGAGAATTGGCAGCCTTTGGGATCAGGACTAAACGGTCGGGTGTGCGCGCTTGTGGTCTACAAAGGCGAGCTTGTGGCCGGCGGCAACTTCACCGTCGAGGGTTGTATCAAGAAAGGAATGTTGGCCCGGTGGGATGGCTCCGACTGGCAAACCCTGGGCACCGGCTGGGATCACCCAATCTATGCCCTGGCCGTTTACAATTCCGAGTTGATTGCAGCCGGTACTTTTCATCATGAGAATCAGGTGCACGACAATTGTGTCGCCCGTTTGGACGGTGACAATTGGATACCGTTGGGCGACGGCAAAGACTGCTCGGTTGTGGCCATGACCGAGTTTGAGGATGATCTTTTGGCTTTGGGATCGTTTTGGCCAAAAACAGGATTCAGCCCCGGCAGCCTGGCCAGTTGGAATGACAGTCTGTGGCGGCCACTGGATTCCGATTGCTCACATGATGTATTCGCCCTGGCGATCCATCGCGGCCGTTTGCTGGCGGGCGGATGGTTCCAACAGGCCGGCGGTATCCAGCACAGTTCCCTGGCTAGTTGGGACGGACAGCGTTGGCGTCCGCTGGGACAATAGTCTGCCTCCTGACCCCTCCACTTCTTCGGGTAGCTCACTGGAACCACTCCTTCAGGGCCAGTGTTCTATTGACCAGAAAGTGCCGAGGAGCGATATTGCATACCATGAAAAAGCGGTTTATCAATCGATCTTCAAGTATCTGCCTTGCGGTGCTAACACTTGCAGGCCTGGCCACGCTGTCGGGTTGCGGCGCTAACTACCATGTCACCAGGGCGATCAGCAACAACCGCCCCGCCCGCGATCTGAAAGCACCCGTGGAAATCATTCATCGCGGGACCCATCCGGAGAGACCGTTTCAGGTCCTGGGCAAGATTTTTGTAGAAAAAAGCTATAGCCTCTGGAATGCCGGCGACCGCGATGTGGATATCATCGAGAGACTGAAAGTGGCCGCACGAAAACTGGGTGCCGAGGCTATTATCGATGCACATGTCTACGCGGCTCGAGGCAACTATAGTTCCGACACAAAACGCTGGGCCGGTGGCCTGGCCGTCACTTTTGCCGACACGGCGGTTCAACAAGCCGCCACCGACTTCGTGGTGATCATCCCCACTCTGGCCGGTGCCTCATTTGGACAACAAGAAGCTATTCGCGAGTATTTGCAATACGATCTCCAGAAAAAAGGGTTCTACGCCATGCTCTCGAAGGACTCGCTGACCGAGGCGAACATAAGTCAACTTTCCGAAATCGACCTGAAGACATCCGGCCAACAGCTTGCCTCTTATGTCATGATGGTAGAATACAGACTGCCGACACTCGGGATGCGTGACCACAACGTCAAGGCAGTCCTGGTGTCGGCCGACAAGCGATCTGCCGTGTGGCAGAATGCCGTCGATCTGTCCATTGGCGATGAGACGCCACCGGTGGAGGAAAACGTGATTCATGCCCCCAACATCGCAACGTTGAAACGCGCCATCAAAAACCTGATTCTACCGCTGCCGGACTACTCCGCATTTCGAAACTGAGAACCTAAGTAGACAAGATTCATGCTTGACGACGTCCTTGAATTTTCCTATGCAATCGGCGTACCTTTGATGATGGATAAAATTGCAGCATGAAGGATGAAGCCATGGAATACAGACTAAAAGTTGGCGAGTCGGCGCGGATCAACCATTCGATTTTTTCTTCGCATCTTGTGATCTATGCCGGAATGCCGAACCAGGACACCTACTCGCTGGCCATCACGCATTCGGAAGGAGCTCGGCATGGCGGTTACAATCTGTTCATGCCCAAAGATCGGCGCGAAGTGTTTCATAAGAAGGGTAAGATCGTCGTGCTCGATGTCAATGCGAACGAGATCCGTCTTAAGATCGAACATTGAGGGCGGTGGTCTTCCCTGGAGTAGAACCCACTTCTACTCCGCTTCAAGGTCTAGACCGTGGAGATGTATCGTTGCAGGTACTCGCTTGGTTGGCAGAGTACTCGAACTCGGCACAATGGGTATCCACTATTTCCGGAGAAAGACCGCTTGACATCCGAGGACGACCAGGGTAGGATGTGACGTTATAAGCTGGGTTTGTCTCCCACGCTGATCCGGTCGATCGTGGGGTCGTCAAGCCGAAGAGTTCCTTGAAGCAAGCCACAATCTAAACTCGGCTAGTAGCCAAAGGAGGAAACATGCTCCGAAAGCGCAGAATCCCACTAATATCGGTCCCTGGGCTGTCATTGCTGGGCCAAAACTGTATATGGCAATTGCACAAAGTTGTCCGCGGCAAGCGCTCTATCCGGCTGGGCCGGTCGTATAAATGCCCCAGAGGCATTACACAAAAAGGTAACTGTGAGTTCAAGGTTGGGCTGGTCTCGGCACCCAAAGGCTGTGATCAGGACCCCGGTCTCATTCCCGGGGGTAGCGTACTGACAGCAGAGGGCACTATTGTCCGGCGTAGCGACGGACTGGCGCAGTTCGTCGGACGCTTCAAGATACTTGATCCAGGCGGCAGAGCGATCTTTAGCGGACACATCGTGACGTTCGACAGAATCGGTAGCCATCAAAAACCGTTCGGAAGTGAATCCTGCAAACAGCCCAAGCATGTCGAGGGTTGGATCGATGGGAAAGGACTGTACAAGCTTCGAGACTGGACAATACGGGCCGACCTTGTGGCAGAGGGCTCCTTGAGTCTTAAGCGCCGGTCTACACTGTTATGGGGCTTTCTCAATGGCGTGTTAACCAGGTGATCGTGGCGGCATGGCCACTACGATAACTTTCGACGGCGTGCTAACCCGCCGTATACCCCAGGTTCCATCGAGATTAGCTTGTAATTCGCCGGTAGTGGCAGAAAGGTCAATCGTGTAAAGCAACCGGAGATCACCTATGCCGACCGACACCAAGATCACACTTCGCGAAATCACGGCCGAGACACTCAGCCCGATTCTGAAACTAAAAGTGGCCGAACATCAGAATCAGTTTGTAGCCCCCAATGCTGTGTCGATTGCACAGGCTCATTTTTCCGAGCACGCCTGGTTTCGAGGAATATACGCAGGCGACACGCCTGTTGGGTTTGTCATGCTACACATCGATCTTGAAAAACCGGAGTGTTTTCTCTGGCGGTATATGATCGATAACAACCATCAGGGTAACGGCTATGGTTACCGCGCCATGCAACTGGTTATCGAATATGTCCGCAACCTTCCGGGCATAAGTGAATTCGACCTGAGCTATG
Proteins encoded in this window:
- a CDS encoding GNAT family N-acetyltransferase; this translates as MIEYLDSPHDLRPEQLTGFFVGWPKPPSTDTHLKILKQSSFVVMAQDTETGRIVGFINAVSDRVLSAYIPLLEVLPEFQGRGIGGHLVKRLMAQLDGLYMIDLVCNEDLIPFYEKFGLKSSGAMQVVSMIRRDFDHQDGRR
- a CDS encoding GNAT family N-acetyltransferase — translated: MPTDTKITLREITAETLSPILKLKVAEHQNQFVAPNAVSIAQAHFSEHAWFRGIYAGDTPVGFVMLHIDLEKPECFLWRYMIDNNHQGNGYGYRAMQLVIEYVRNLPGISEFDLSYVRSKGDPSGFYAKLGFVDTGRMIDGEYIMLLEF